One Williamwhitmania taraxaci genomic window, TTGAGTGTCTTGTTGGAGGATATTATCATTTTGGGCCGAATTTTGAAGGGCTGCTTATTCTTCTTTTCAACCTGAAGGCCTTCGGTAATGTCGTTAAATACGTTTTCGGGCTGAAAGTTCCGCCGAACGTCGTTCAGGCACACGATCTGAGACTCCATATCCGCAGTTTGGTACTTGTGCTTGTTGGCAGGGTCGAAATCCTTCCCGTTAATCTCCGCGTAATTCCGAATCTTGCCTAAGCCTTGGCAGAACAGCGTTTTTCCGCTCCGCCCATCGGCCTTGTCTGAGATTTTGCTGTCAGTCAAGATAATTGCTTTTAGCTTATAGTCGAAGTGGCAATGCAGCATGTATCCGGCAATGGCACAAAGCGAATAAAACCGATCCATTCGGCTTCCAGCTATCCGGAACATGAACTTAGCAAAGTATCCGAAGCTGTCAACCAACTCTTCCCCGCTACCAAAGGTTTTCTCCCACTCCATGGGGGTAAAGACCCTATCCAACAGCTGTTTTTTCCAGATCACCCCAGTAAGATGCTTATAGTCGAGCAGCGCGATACCTTCCGCGCTACACCGAACAACACCATTAGCATAGTAAATGAAGCACTCCGTTGCAGTATCTGTTTGAAACTGAATGGGTTTATCCGGGTAGAGTAGCGAGAGCCTACTATCGGAAAAAAGGGTGGTGTTGCACCGATGAATCTTCTCGATGATCATATCCCGAAGAACACCTTCAAGCGGTTGGTGCTCCTTTTCAATATACGCCAGAAAGATGTGCTGAATCTTGCTCGTGCTAACCTCCTCCAGTATATTGTCGGTTAACCGAACGTAGGTGGGCTGCTTGGAGTCATATAGTAGCATAAAACCCATTGATTTCAGT contains:
- a CDS encoding primase-helicase family protein — protein: MNHLLTEAQTPTKPRPVNNVRKFTEALSADIDQNTGKGEKAKPSEIFYEPIYDRDKKVKDIKLLYRAFTDLLKSMGFMLLYDSKQPTYVRLTDNILEEVSTSKIQHIFLAYIEKEHQPLEGVLRDMIIEKIHRCNTTLFSDSRLSLLYPDKPIQFQTDTATECFIYYANGVVRCSAEGIALLDYKHLTGVIWKKQLLDRVFTPMEWEKTFGSGEELVDSFGYFAKFMFRIAGSRMDRFYSLCAIAGYMLHCHFDYKLKAIILTDSKISDKADGRSGKTLFCQGLGKIRNYAEINGKDFDPANKHKYQTADMESQIVCLNDVRRNFQPENVFNDITEGLQVEKKNKQPFKIRPKMIISSNKTLNVEGTSAQDRVLEYEVAEHYSNTYSPADEFGHWFFSGWNAAQWNLFDNFMAFSACYFLRNGLREPAQINLQKRKLVDATSMDFVEFLDDKFSAGELKWNQDFKKDDVQSEFIKLNPDYEGNKRFSSDRNFLRHLRQYCEAYGGKYSSSRSTSVRWVHFGKHLENEYK